GAACCCGCACCGCTGCCCGTCGCCCTCCGCGCGGTCGGCTACCGCTATCCGGGCGGCACCGCCGACGCGCTCACCGACATCGACCTGACCGTCGGGCCCGGCGAGTTCGTCGCGATCGTCGGCGGCAACGGCTCCGGCAAGTCGACCCTCGTGCGCCTGCTCGCTGGCCTCGAACCGACCACCGGTCTCGTCGACCGGCCCGGACCGGTCGGGCTCGGGCGACCCGGCGGCACCGCGATGATCTTCCAGCATCCCGACAGCCAGGTCCTCGGCCGCACGGTCGCCGAGGACCTGCGATGGGGGAGCAGCGAGGACGTCGACGTCGACGCCCTGCTCGCCCGCGTCGGACTCGACGGCCTGGCCGACCGGGCCACCGAGGACCTGTCCGGGGGACAACTCCAGCGCCTCGCTCTCGCCGCGGCATGGGCGCGGAGGCCCGCCCTGCTCATCGCCGACGAGATCACCGCCATGGTCGACTCCGACAGCCGCGCGGGCCTGATCGGCCTGCTGGCCTCCCTCGCCCGTGAGGGCACCGCCGTCGTGCTCGTCACCCATCTCGACGACGAGGCCGCGGCCGCCGACCGCGTCGTCCATCTCGACGGCGGCCGGATCGTGCCCCGGCCCGAGACCCCGCCGCGACCGGCTCCGGTGCCCGCGGCCGCACCGTCCTTCCCACAACCGCTCCTCGAACTGCGCGGCGTGACCCATGTGTACGCCGCCGGCACCCCCTGGGCGCACACCGCCCTGCGCGACGTGTCGCTGACGATCTGCCGCGGAGAAGGCGTGCTGGTGGTCGGCGCGAACGGGTCCGGCAAGTCCACCCTCGCGTGGATCCTCGCGGGCCTGACCCGGCCCACCCGCGGCACCTGCACCCTGAACGACACCCCGACCGCCGAGCTGCGCGGGCAGATCGGGATGGTGTTCCAGCAGGCCAGGCTGCAGCTGCAGCGGCCCACCGTCGCGCAGGAGATCTGCGACGTCGCGGGCATGCCGCACGTCGACCGTGCCTACGTCGCCGCGGTGCTGCACCGGATGGGACTGCCACCCGACCTGACGGACCGGCCCGTCGACCGTCTCAGCGGCGGCCAGATGCGTCGCATCGCGATCGCCGCGCAGCTCGCCCGCAGCCCGCGGGTGCTGGTGCTCGACGAACCGCTCGCCGGCCTCGATGCCGCCGGCTGCCGGGAGATCGTGTCGATCCTCGCCCACCTGCGGGCGGTCGAACACGTCACCGTCGTCGTCATCTCCCACGACCTGCACGGCATGGAAGAGGTGTGCTCGCGCACCGTGGTGCTCGACGAGGGACGTGTCGTGCAGCAGACCGGGGCGGTGATCGCATGAGCCGGCAGGCCGCGAACAAGCAGCGCACGAACAAGCAGCGCACGAACAAGCAGCGCACGAACAAGCAGCGCACGAACAAGCAGGCCGCGAACAAGCAGCGCCGTCCCGTCGTGCTGTTGCGGCCCGTACCGCGGGAGACCCCGCTGCACCGCGTGTGGGCCGGCACCAAGGTCGTCTCCGCCGCGGTCCTGTCCGTCGCGGTGAGCTTCGCCCCGAGCTGGACCGGCCTGGGCGCCCTGCTCGCCGTGCTGGTCGTGGGGGTGCTGGTCGCGCGGATTCCGCGCGGGGTGGTGCCCACCATCCCGTGGTGGGTGTTCGCGTTCCTGGCCTTCGGAGCGGTGCTCAACGTCGTGGGCGGTGGACTCGACGCCTACGTCCGGTCTCTGCTGCTCGGGGCCGGGCTGCTGGTCCTCGCGTCCCTGGTGGGGTGGACGACCCGGTTGTCCGACCTCGTCGACGCTCTGCCGGTGCTGTTCGCGCCGCTGCGGCTGCTGCGCCTGCCCGTCGACGAATGGGTGGCCGCGTGCGCGCTGGCCCTGCGGATGCTCCCGACCATCCGCGCCGAACTGCGGGTGCTGTTCGCCGCGCGCACGGTCCGCGGCAAGCCCGGCATCCGGAACCCGGCGGGCTGGTGGCACGAGGTCGCCGACTCCGTGGGGGCGGTGGTGTCGGTGTCGATGCGGCAGATCCGCGATCTCGGCGACGCGCTGTCGGTGCGGGGACTGCGCCCCGCGACCCGTCCGCCGCTGAGGCTCGGTCCCGGGGACCTGGTGACCGTGCTGGTCGTGGCCGCCGCGTGCACGGTGATGTTCGTGTGGGGCTGAGCGGTCAGCCCGCCTCGGGTTCGGCCGCCCGCCGGCGGGCCCGGATGCGTTTGGCCAGCCCGTACCCCACGACCGCCACAACGACCGCGATCACCACGTACTGCAGCACCTGAGCGTAGGGCTCCACGGCGCTCCAGTTCTCGCCCAGCTTGTAGCCGGCCAGCACGAAGATCGAGTTCCAGATCAGGCTGCCGGTCGCGGTGAAGGCGAGGAACTGCCAGATCGGCATGGCGGTGATGCCCGCGGGGATCGAGATGAGGCTGCGGAAGATCGGCACCATCCTCCCGAAGAACACCGCCTTGCGGCCGTGCCGCTGGAACCACGCGGTGGTCCGGTCCAGGTCCTCCACGTCGACGAGCGGCAGTTTCTCCACCGCCGCACGTATCCGCTGCTCACCCACCCAGCGGCCCAGCGCGTACAGGCCCAGCGCCCCGACGACGGACCCGAGGGTGGTCCAGAACAGGGCGCCGACGAGGGAGAAGCTCCCCAGCCCCGCCGCGAAACCGGCCAGCGGCAGGATCACCTCGCTGGGCAGCGGCGGGAAGAAGTTCTCGAGTGCGATGGCGAGGCCGGCTCCGACACCGCCGAGGCGGTCCATCAGGTCGAGCGCCCATCCGGCGAGACCGTCGGTAGGCGCTGATCGGGAATCCGCGACACTCATCCATCCGAGCGTAGCGACGCGCCGTCCACCATTCGGCTCGCGCCGATCGAAACCGTTCCTTCGGCGAACCGGTGGGGGAAGGATGGCGGGTGCCCTCCGTCCTTCGCGGACGGGCCCTACGGAGGTGACCTTCAGTGACGATCGTCGTCGTCGCGGGCAACCCGAAGCCCGCGTCCCGCACCCTCGACGCCGGGACCCTCCTGGCCACGGCGCTGACCGGACGAGAGCCCGATCACGTCGTGGACGTGATCACCCTCGGCGCCGGACTGCTCGGCTGGGGCGACGAGACGGTCGCCGCCGCCGTCGAGACCGTCGCCGCGGCCGAGCTGGTGGTGTTCGCCAGCCCGACCTTCAAGGCGACCTACACCGGCGTGCTCAAGCTGTTCCTGGACCAGTTCGCCACCGGCGACGGCCTGCGCGGCGTCGTCGCGGTGCCGCTCATGCTCGGCGCCGGACCGGCCCACGCCCTGGCCCCGGACCTGCTGCTCAAGCCGGTTCTGGTGGAACTGGGCGCCACCACCCCCGCGCCGGGGCTGTATCTTCACGATTCGACGTATACAACCGATTCCCGTATCGCGGACTACTCCGAACGCTGGTCGCCGGTGTTGTCCGCCGCTATCCGAAGCGAGGCCTCATGACCACACTCGACGGTGCTTCCCTGCGTCAGGCGTTCGCGCACGTGCCCTCCGGCGTCGTCGCGATCTGCGCGGAAGTGGACGGCGAGCGGATCGGCATGGCGGCGAGCACGTTCGTTCCGGTGTCGCTCGAACCGCCGCTGGTGGCGTTCTGCGTGCAGAACACCTCGACGACCTGGCCGCGCCTGTCGGCGCTGCCGAACCTGGGGATCAGCGTGCTCAGCGAGGAGCACGACGGCGCGGCGCGGGTGCTCGCGGCGAAGAACGGCGACCGCTTCGCCGGCATCGAGACCGAGACCCGCGAGACCGGCGCGCTGTTCGTCTCCGGCACGAGCGTGCGGATGGACGTGTCGGTCGAGCAGCAGGTCCCCGCCGGTGACCACGCGATCGTCGTGCTGCGCATCAACGAGCTGCTCACCGACGCGGACGTCGAGCCGATCGTCTTCCACCGGAGCTCGTTCCGGCGTCTGCTCGTCTCCTGATCCCGGCGGGTGCCCAGTGCGCGGCGCCGTGGAAACGGTACATCCGCACGCGCGGCAACAGCTGCGACCGGGAACAGTGTTTCGAGTGCGGACCCACCGGCCGGCACAGGTCTCGGGCCATCGGCCGGACGGGCACCATCGGAGGCGTTGCACCCGATCGGGTGCTTCCGACGAGCTGGGAAGATCACCCGGATGGGGAGGCGAACCGTGCTGGACTACGACCGGTACCGCGGGGCGATCGTCGAACAGACAGATGCGTTCGCCGACCTGCTGGCGGGCCGCGACACGACGACCCCGGTGCCGTCGTGCCCGGGATGGACGGTCGGGCAGCTCGCGCGGCACGTCGGCTACGGGCACCGCTGGGCGACCGAGGCGGTCCGTGGGCGCGGCAAGCCACGTACCGACCGGGCGATGCGGGAGCTGTCCCAGTACGTCGACGAAGATCCCGGTGAACTCGCGCACTGGCTGCGTGAGGGCGCGCGCGAACTCGACGCCGCGCTCGGGGAGGCCGGCCCGAATGTGCAGGTGTGGACGCCCGTTCCCGGAGGGAGGAGGACACCGGAGTTCTTCGCGCGGCGCTTCGCCCACGAGACGCTGGTCCACCGGGTCGACGCGGTGCTCGCGCTGGGGGAGCGGATCGTCCTCGCCCCGGACCTGGCCGCGGACGCCGCGGACGAATGGTTCGCCCTGGTGGAGTCGACATGGCCACGGTATCTCGCCGAGGAGCATCGTGCACTGCACGGCCCGGACAGAACCCTGCACTTCCACGCGACCGACGAGCACGCGGAGTGGGTCGTGGACCTCACCGGCGAGACGTTCGTGTGGCGGCACGCGCACGAGAAGTGTGCGGTCGCGGTGCGCGGTCCGCTGCAGGAACTCCTCCTGCTGCTCTACCGGCGACGTCCGGTGGAGGAGGCCGAAGTGGAGGTCCTCGGCGACGCCGGGCTGCTCGTGGCGTGGCTCGAGGTGAGTGCTTTCGGGTAGTCCCGGACGGTCTCCGAGGCCGGGACCACCCGACTGCACTCAGTACGCCCCGGGGTCGGGGCGCCTCGGACTCAGTGCGACGGCTGGAGACCGGAATATGCCTGCCGGATGGCTTCGAGGGCGCTGGTGCAGGGAATGTCCTCCGCGCGCAGGGAACGGAGCACCTCCGTATCGGGTCCGGCCTGGTCGAGAATTCGTTCGGGAACCACGGCCCAGACGACTTCGCCCGGTTCGAAGGTTCGTGTGGGCTTCCAGCCCCGCTGGGGTGCGAGTTCGCGAAGCGTGCTCCAGTGAGCAACTTCGTCCGCATCCGGGCGTCCGATGAAGAGCAGTCGGTCGTGTGCCACGATGAACCCCTTTTGGCGCTTCGTTGTGCTTCGACATATAGGTCGTACACGATGTGTTCTTCGTTACATCGACCCGACATGCCGAAGTTGCGGGACGGTGACGTTCCGGTATGTGGTCATGCGGACGGATCCGCGCGAGTAACGTGATCCCCACGGATTCTCAACGCCCCTGCGAGGTCGTCATGGTCGAAGCATCCGCAGACGGAACCCCGGCTTCGCCCGAGAGCAAAGGAACCCTCTCGTCCGTCGCCTCCAACATCCTCGACGGTCCACTCACGGGCCTGGCGCCCTGGATCTTCCTCGCCGTCTTCGAGGGCCCCGGCGACATCGGCTGGGTCT
This region of Rhodococcus sp. Z13 genomic DNA includes:
- a CDS encoding ABC transporter ATP-binding protein, with the protein product MLSVVAGLIPVGVAQVLVALPVAFLAAIGRLRAIVAATVAAGVVALVAGGPFAVAAVVVLAGIGTLVGFAHRRWGDLALPFVFAGSIPIGLLLAALVDGLLLLFDRTRVLLLDSLEASMRGVIRTFEAVGAGKQFVDTWNTTLDVLVRLWWVWIGGAVLIGAVGTALLCFGIFRVVALRSRWASPAPEWPERAERGEPAPLPVALRAVGYRYPGGTADALTDIDLTVGPGEFVAIVGGNGSGKSTLVRLLAGLEPTTGLVDRPGPVGLGRPGGTAMIFQHPDSQVLGRTVAEDLRWGSSEDVDVDALLARVGLDGLADRATEDLSGGQLQRLALAAAWARRPALLIADEITAMVDSDSRAGLIGLLASLAREGTAVVLVTHLDDEAAAADRVVHLDGGRIVPRPETPPRPAPVPAAAPSFPQPLLELRGVTHVYAAGTPWAHTALRDVSLTICRGEGVLVVGANGSGKSTLAWILAGLTRPTRGTCTLNDTPTAELRGQIGMVFQQARLQLQRPTVAQEICDVAGMPHVDRAYVAAVLHRMGLPPDLTDRPVDRLSGGQMRRIAIAAQLARSPRVLVLDEPLAGLDAAGCREIVSILAHLRAVEHVTVVVISHDLHGMEEVCSRTVVLDEGRVVQQTGAVIA
- a CDS encoding energy-coupling factor transporter transmembrane component T family protein, translated to MSRQAANKQRTNKQRTNKQRTNKQRTNKQAANKQRRPVVLLRPVPRETPLHRVWAGTKVVSAAVLSVAVSFAPSWTGLGALLAVLVVGVLVARIPRGVVPTIPWWVFAFLAFGAVLNVVGGGLDAYVRSLLLGAGLLVLASLVGWTTRLSDLVDALPVLFAPLRLLRLPVDEWVAACALALRMLPTIRAELRVLFAARTVRGKPGIRNPAGWWHEVADSVGAVVSVSMRQIRDLGDALSVRGLRPATRPPLRLGPGDLVTVLVVAAACTVMFVWG
- a CDS encoding DedA family protein → MSVADSRSAPTDGLAGWALDLMDRLGGVGAGLAIALENFFPPLPSEVILPLAGFAAGLGSFSLVGALFWTTLGSVVGALGLYALGRWVGEQRIRAAVEKLPLVDVEDLDRTTAWFQRHGRKAVFFGRMVPIFRSLISIPAGITAMPIWQFLAFTATGSLIWNSIFVLAGYKLGENWSAVEPYAQVLQYVVIAVVVAVVGYGLAKRIRARRRAAEPEAG
- a CDS encoding NADPH-dependent FMN reductase, with the translated sequence MTIVVVAGNPKPASRTLDAGTLLATALTGREPDHVVDVITLGAGLLGWGDETVAAAVETVAAAELVVFASPTFKATYTGVLKLFLDQFATGDGLRGVVAVPLMLGAGPAHALAPDLLLKPVLVELGATTPAPGLYLHDSTYTTDSRIADYSERWSPVLSAAIRSEAS
- a CDS encoding flavin reductase family protein — translated: MTTLDGASLRQAFAHVPSGVVAICAEVDGERIGMAASTFVPVSLEPPLVAFCVQNTSTTWPRLSALPNLGISVLSEEHDGAARVLAAKNGDRFAGIETETRETGALFVSGTSVRMDVSVEQQVPAGDHAIVVLRINELLTDADVEPIVFHRSSFRRLLVS
- a CDS encoding maleylpyruvate isomerase family mycothiol-dependent enzyme, coding for MGRRTVLDYDRYRGAIVEQTDAFADLLAGRDTTTPVPSCPGWTVGQLARHVGYGHRWATEAVRGRGKPRTDRAMRELSQYVDEDPGELAHWLREGARELDAALGEAGPNVQVWTPVPGGRRTPEFFARRFAHETLVHRVDAVLALGERIVLAPDLAADAADEWFALVESTWPRYLAEEHRALHGPDRTLHFHATDEHAEWVVDLTGETFVWRHAHEKCAVAVRGPLQELLLLLYRRRPVEEAEVEVLGDAGLLVAWLEVSAFG